The genomic DNA GAACGGTTGAGCTTCTGATGCACTTGAGCTACCCGCGGTTGGGTAACGAACGTGGCCGATACCCACAGTGCCTTGTAGGCGTTGCATGTGTTTTACTTCAAACACATCCTTAACCAAACCGTTCGCTTTACGTAGACGAAAACGATTGCGATCTATGGTAACAATACCCGCCGCATCTTGCCCACGATGCTGCAAAACCGTAAGCGCATCATAAATCGATTGATTAACAGGAGTTGTGCCTACAATTCCAACAATACCACACATGTCTAAACCCTCAGTATTGGTCAGTTAAGCTTTTACCACGCCGGATAAAAAGCTAGACGTTTCTTTAAGATGTTCGAAAAACGGTGCGATCAGACGACTAAACTCTGGGATCAATTGTGATTGGCGCCACCAGTCAGAACTCGACAAGGTAGTGAAGGCATCCACAAAAAACAGCACAGCGGCAACGATTAATACGCCACGCAATGTGCCAAACACAATACCTAAAACACGGTCTGTACCTGACAAACCGGTTTTTTGCACTAACTGACCTATGGTGTAGTTTATCACTGCACCCACAATCAAAGTGACTACAAATAAAGCCGCTACTGCCGCTCCATTTCGGATCATGTCATCTTGGATATTCGTAAAGTAGACAGCCAGTCTTGAGTAATATTGGCTAGCGATAAAAAAGGCGCCAAACCATATCACTAAGGACAATGCTTCTTTTACGAAACCTCGAACCAAACTGATCAGCGCAGATAAGCCGATCACACCTAAAATAGTAAAATCTATCCAATTCATGAGCTTTACTTCCTCATGCTGGCGCGCATTCTAACAGAAAAATGCACGACGCAAACGTTTTCTTTATGGTTTTAGCGGCTTAAATGTCTGAATCTGGCCTTGTGCGCCAGAAAGTTTTTTCAATTTAGGCAACTGGGATTCTAATTTAGAACGGGAGACATCTGGGCCAACAATGACGCGATAAAAGTTGTTCGCTTTCACCACGCTAGCGCGATAACCTTTGTTACGCAGGTCTTTAGCCATTTTTTCCGCATTGTCACCACTTCTCAATGATACTAGCTGGATAATCCAGCCACTGTCTTGGTAGTGATTTCGCTCAACCACTTTCACCTCTTTCACCTTAACCACTTCAGGCTTATGTTGCGCTGTTGCGGTCTTTTTAGGTGCAGAATGATGAGTCGCGGTTTTATGCTCAGGTTTATGCTCCCCTTTATGTGACTCCTGCCCATGAGCGTGTTGCAAAACAGGCTTAGCCTTAATGGGCTCATCAATCACCTCTTGTACCGGTTCATCAGGTAAAGAGACCGCGTCATCCACAGGATCTTGGATCTTAAACGACTCTACCTCTGATTCGAGTTGCGGTTTAATTGGGATCGCAACAAATTCTTCTTTGTAGTGTAATTTCTCACCGTCCAGTATGTCGGGAAGCACAATCACCCCTACAGCAACCAACACTATAGTCCCCACTAAGCGACTCTGAAATTTACTTGCCATTGTTGCTCCTTGATTGCCAATGCGTCAGCACGGCTCCAACAGTAAAAAATGAACCCATCACGACGACAATATCATCCGCACTCGCCTCACTCAGCGCCTGCTCAAAGGCCAACACAGGATTGTCATAAGTGGCCGTACCTTTCGGTAAATATTGGCACAACTCTGTAGCCGAAGCCGCTCTAGGGCCTTCTAGTGACGCGGGATACCAATGTTCAGTGCATCCTGACAAGATGTTGAATGTTGCCGCCACATCTTTATCATGCAGCATTCCCACTACGGCGCGAATTTTTTGCTGAGGGAAACGCTGTTGCAACTGCTGCACTAAGTATTGCGCTGAATGTGGATTATGAGCCACATCTAAAATGATTGTCGGTTGCTGGGATAAATATTGCATTCTTCCCGCTAACTGCGCCCGTTTAAGGCCGTTAACTATGTTCATATCCGTCAAATTAAGATCAGACACACCCAATGCCATTAATGCTGTTGCTGCATTAGCTAAAGGCAGATTGGGTTTAGGTAAGTTTTTAACGTCAAAACTGCCTGATTGCCAATGCCATAAGTCACCGTCATCGATATAAGAATATTGATAACCCACTTGATATAGTGTGGCACCAATATCATCAGCATGAGCGGCCACGGTCATTGGCGCCTCTGGTTGCCCACAAATGGCTGGCTTTGCTGAGCGAAAAATACCGGCTTTTTCAAAACCGATCACATTAATATCGTCCCCTAACCAATCCACATGATCAATGGCCAAACTGGTAATGACACTGACGTCATGATCCACGATATTAGTGGCATCTAAACGACCGCCTAACCCCACTTCAAGTAACACCACATCAACGTTATGCACTTGAAACAGATGTAGCGCAGCAAGAGTGGCGTATTCAAAGAAGCTAAGGCTGATATCGCCGCGTAATACTTCGATGGCGTGAAAAGCCGCTACATGGTGCTCATCAGCAAGCTCTTGCCCGTTAATACGCACACGCTCGTTGTAACGAATTAAATGAGGAGAACTATACACACCGACACTGTATCCAGCATCAAGCAATATGGCTTCCATAATGGCACAGGTAGAACCCTTACCATTTGTCCCAGCAACCGTAATGACTTTAGGGGCAGGCTTAGTTAAACGAGGTTGTGATTTTTCAGCAACTAAAGAAATGCGCTCTAAACCTAAGTCGATTGCACTGGTATGAATGGATTGTAAATAATCAAGCCACACCGATAAGGATGATGTGGCTTGTGGGATATGTGTACTCATCTATCTATATAACGCTAAAACGGGCAGATAATGAATACTTTACTATTTTTCTGGCGCTACGGGTACTTCGTATTCAGCGTCTTTTGACTGTTTATGACCAGAAACATTCAAAGGTGATGGATTATTCGTCATTTTAGCGATTAAGCTACTCACACATTGACGCATTTCGCGGCGATCAACAATCATATCAATGGCGCCGTGCTCCAGTAAGAACTCACTGGTTTGGAAACCTTCTGGCAGATCTTCACGTACGGTTTGCTCAATAACACGACGTCCGGCAAAACCGATAACGGCACGCGGTTCACCAATGTTGATATCACCCAACATAGCAAAGCTTGCTGAAACACCACCCATAGTTGGATCCGTCATTACTGAGATAAAAGGTAAACCTTTTTTAGACAGACGCTCAAGTGCAGCACTGGTTTTGGCCATTTGCATAAGAGACATCAATGCCTCTTGCATACGTGCACCGCCACTGGCTGAGAAACACACCATGCCGCAGTTGTTTTCAATGGCCGCTTCAACAGCACGTACAAAACGCGCGCCTACTACCGATCCCATTGATCCGCCCATGAATTTAAATTCCATAGCACACGCCACTACCGGCATTCCATGTAACGCGCCCTTCATGACAATCAAAGCGTCTTTTTCGCCACTGCTTTTTTGATATGCAGTGATGCGGTCTTTATAGCGTTTGGTATCTTTAAATTTAAGTTTATCTTTAGGCTCTAGCTCAGCGCCAAGCTCTTCACGACCGTCAGCATCTAAAAAGCTATCTAGACGATTACGAGCAGATATACGCATATGGTGGTCACATTTAGGACACACTTCTAAATTACGTTGCAATTCGGCTTGATATAAAACTTGTCCACAAGAGGTACATTTAGTCCAAACCCCTTCTGGCACATTCGCCTTACGCGACGGTGAAATACTGCTTTTGTTGAAAATCTTCTCAATCCAACTCATGAAAAACCTTTTCATTAAGCTCTCGCCCACAGGCAAGAGGTTGATAATTTGCAAGGATTAAACCATAGATCCAACCAAGTGTAGATAAAAAACTGGTTGTACCTATCCCTTACTACCTAATTATTACAGCAAAATGACCTAACAGTGATAGAAAACTTGCTGTGCATCACAGATTTTCGGGCAGGAATAAGGGGCCCATAGGTAACTCTGGTATGCCAAATTCCTCAGGGTAGTCCACCCGAACTAAATACAAACCGTGTGCTTTCGCTGTTGCTCCAGCCAAATTACGATTTTTTTGTGCTAGTAGCCACGCCATCCACTCAACGGGTTGATCCCCACGACCCACTTCTAATAGGCTGCCCACAATATTACGCACCATGTGGTGTACAAACGCATTGGCTTTAATATCAACCACCACATAACTATTATGGCGAGTAACATTAATGTGCATCATATTGCGAAACGGGCTGTGCGACTGGCAATGAGCGGCTCGAAATGAAGTAAAGTCATTTTCACCAAGTAACGATTGGGCCGATTGATGCATTTTGTCTACATCGAGATCACCATGATAATGGCTCACCCCTTTCGCCAAAATAGCAGGGCGTAGTGAGTGATTGTAGATAACGTAACGGTAGCGTCTTGCTGTCGCTGAAAAGCGGGCATGAAATTCGTCGCTCACATCGACGGCCCAACGAACCGCCACATCTTTTGGCAAGTTGGCGTTAACGCCCATTTGCCATGCAACTAATTTACGCGAGGAGTCGGTGTCAAAATGAACAACTTGTCCAGTGCCATGCACCCCAGTATCTGTACGGCCAGCACATTGAACTGCCACTGGGTGATTGGCCACTATGGATAACGCTTTTTCTACACGTTCCTGAACAGAGTCAAAATCATTTTGTCGTTGCCAGCCAAAATATTTTTCTCCGTCGTATTCAATACCAAGGGCGATTCTCATCAGTCACAATCCAGTTAAAAATTAGGGCGGAAGTATAAACGAAGCGCCCCTTTGTCACAAATTATAACAATCACACTAAGTCAGTGATCAGAATATAGCGCAGAAAAAATGCTCGTAAACAAGCTAGAATGACCCGTTATTTAGTAGGATTGGTATTAAAAATCGATTGAATCAAGCAGTTGCTGTGCACGCACTTGTTGTTCTTCAGAGCCTTTAGAGAGCACAGCCACTAACAATTTACGAGCATGGCTCAAATCGTTCATTTGGATATAAACGGTGGCAAGATCCAACTGACTGGCGACCTCACCATCAATGTCTACGTCTTTTAAGTCCACAGGGCCTATCACGTCAGGAAACTCTTCTAGTCCAACACGTAAGTCTAACTCTTCTTCATCGGGATTGGTTGCAGGTTCTGCATCCGCTTCCGCTATCACTTGATCAATGGATTTATAGTTTCGAGCCT from Vibrio rarus includes the following:
- the accD gene encoding acetyl-CoA carboxylase, carboxyltransferase subunit beta; the encoded protein is MSWIEKIFNKSSISPSRKANVPEGVWTKCTSCGQVLYQAELQRNLEVCPKCDHHMRISARNRLDSFLDADGREELGAELEPKDKLKFKDTKRYKDRITAYQKSSGEKDALIVMKGALHGMPVVACAMEFKFMGGSMGSVVGARFVRAVEAAIENNCGMVCFSASGGARMQEALMSLMQMAKTSAALERLSKKGLPFISVMTDPTMGGVSASFAMLGDINIGEPRAVIGFAGRRVIEQTVREDLPEGFQTSEFLLEHGAIDMIVDRREMRQCVSSLIAKMTNNPSPLNVSGHKQSKDAEYEVPVAPEK
- the folC gene encoding bifunctional tetrahydrofolate synthase/dihydrofolate synthase, with amino-acid sequence MSTHIPQATSSLSVWLDYLQSIHTSAIDLGLERISLVAEKSQPRLTKPAPKVITVAGTNGKGSTCAIMEAILLDAGYSVGVYSSPHLIRYNERVRINGQELADEHHVAAFHAIEVLRGDISLSFFEYATLAALHLFQVHNVDVVLLEVGLGGRLDATNIVDHDVSVITSLAIDHVDWLGDDINVIGFEKAGIFRSAKPAICGQPEAPMTVAAHADDIGATLYQVGYQYSYIDDGDLWHWQSGSFDVKNLPKPNLPLANAATALMALGVSDLNLTDMNIVNGLKRAQLAGRMQYLSQQPTIILDVAHNPHSAQYLVQQLQQRFPQQKIRAVVGMLHDKDVAATFNILSGCTEHWYPASLEGPRAASATELCQYLPKGTATYDNPVLAFEQALSEASADDIVVVMGSFFTVGAVLTHWQSRSNNGK
- a CDS encoding SPOR domain-containing protein, whose amino-acid sequence is MASKFQSRLVGTIVLVAVGVIVLPDILDGEKLHYKEEFVAIPIKPQLESEVESFKIQDPVDDAVSLPDEPVQEVIDEPIKAKPVLQHAHGQESHKGEHKPEHKTATHHSAPKKTATAQHKPEVVKVKEVKVVERNHYQDSGWIIQLVSLRSGDNAEKMAKDLRNKGYRASVVKANNFYRVIVGPDVSRSKLESQLPKLKKLSGAQGQIQTFKPLKP
- a CDS encoding CvpA family protein produces the protein MNWIDFTILGVIGLSALISLVRGFVKEALSLVIWFGAFFIASQYYSRLAVYFTNIQDDMIRNGAAVAALFVVTLIVGAVINYTIGQLVQKTGLSGTDRVLGIVFGTLRGVLIVAAVLFFVDAFTTLSSSDWWRQSQLIPEFSRLIAPFFEHLKETSSFLSGVVKA
- the truA gene encoding tRNA pseudouridine(38-40) synthase TruA codes for the protein MRIALGIEYDGEKYFGWQRQNDFDSVQERVEKALSIVANHPVAVQCAGRTDTGVHGTGQVVHFDTDSSRKLVAWQMGVNANLPKDVAVRWAVDVSDEFHARFSATARRYRYVIYNHSLRPAILAKGVSHYHGDLDVDKMHQSAQSLLGENDFTSFRAAHCQSHSPFRNMMHINVTRHNSYVVVDIKANAFVHHMVRNIVGSLLEVGRGDQPVEWMAWLLAQKNRNLAGATAKAHGLYLVRVDYPEEFGIPELPMGPLFLPENL